A portion of the Gigantopelta aegis isolate Gae_Host chromosome 10, Gae_host_genome, whole genome shotgun sequence genome contains these proteins:
- the LOC121383330 gene encoding uncharacterized protein LOC121383330 — translation MKLLQYQIFVILCEIFVFLAYSTGEFATFAPNVTNDDCECPCEPTVSINSSKTLEEIHQEIQQLVSTLSVNKADVSATTRRKTSAKDHRPSAQSIGYVGIICLVASIGGIVILDLNVIYKDLRIAKSHLREIVNSSNQSVTRQVVTITADIPDGDGECTKPFNTENIKVEHED, via the exons atgaaactcctacaatatcaaatatttgttattctATGTGAAATATTCGTATTTTTAG CATACAGTACCGGGGAGTTCGCCACGTTCGCCCCCAACGTGACTAACGATGACTGCGAGTGTCCTTGTGAACCGACTGTCAGCATCAACTCCTCGAAGACCCTGGAGGAGATCCACCAGGAGATACAGCAGCTCGTGAGCACGCTCAGCGTCAACAAGGCAGACGTCTCGGCCACCACGCGCAGGAAAACCAGCGCCAAGGACCACAGGCCGTCCGCCCAGTCCATCGGTTACGTCGGAATCATCTGTCTCGTCGCGTCCATAGGCGGGATCGTCATACTGGATCTCAACGTCATCTATAAAGATCTGAGAATTGCCAAGAGCCACTTGAGGGAAATCGTCAACAGTTCCAATCAGTCTGTAACTCGCCAGGTTGTCACCATCACAGCTGATATACCCGATGGAGATGGCGAATGTACCAAGCCTTTCAATACAGAGAATATTAAGGTGGAACATGAGGACTAG